The Serinus canaria isolate serCan28SL12 chromosome 2, serCan2020, whole genome shotgun sequence genomic interval TAGCAGATGAGGCCATAGACCCTTCTGCCATAGCAGTCCAGGCCTCCCAGGAACCATACCCACAATTCCACGGCCATAGGGCCAAGGCCACCAAAGCCACCCAAATCCACCAGAgatggggctgtccctgccacacTGGGCGCTCAGTGCACCACAGTCAGCAGAGGAGGTGGATCGACGGCGGTGTTCTGGGGAACGGAGGTCACTGATGGGGTCCTGTGGCAGGGTTGACCAGACAGGGGAAGGCTGGAATTTAAACAAACGGGGGGGAATCCTGGCaatgcagggcacagggctcaTATTGCAGATGTTGGCCAGCGGGGGGGTTCCGCAGGGACGGCAGACAGAGGCTGTTTGCAGGCCCCATGTGTTTGTGGTGTGGATTTGTGGGGGTCGGCCTGAAGAGATAGGAGTTGGTGATGCAGGGTGAGTGAGTGGGTTGTGTTTAGTTCAAGTTatgccttctttttctttctctttttattcttttttttgtttctttttttcttttgaaggcGCTGCAGATGGGGGGGATGAGCGTGCTTGGAAAAGAAGGCGCCAGGTTTGCTGGAGGCAGGAAGGTCGGGGAATTGTGGCTTACCTGGGTTTgtcagcaggagaggcaggagggagaaggagaacGCTTCAGGAAGAAGAGTGTGTGAGTGAGGAGGAGAGCCGCTCTGTGCTGGCTTTTATTGCTGGTCTGGAGGGGCGGGGACAACCGGTCCCATGGCCCTTGGggggcaatttttttttggccagcaggcttgttttcttttgggcTGGCCCCAGCCTTGCTTGAAGGTGTCAAGCCCAGTGgggaaatgtttttcctttccttgagtTTCTGGCACTTTTTTAATGTCCTTCCCTTGAGGCCGTGTCCATTGACCTTGGTGGCACCTCCTAACTGCCCGAATTTAGAGACCAGTGGTCGGCTTTGTGGCTGTTGACAGCGCGTTTGTCAGGGCACCGTACAAGGTCCACCAAGCTGAGGAAGAACTCGGGTGTCACCGAGTCTTGGGGCATATTGAGAACATGTCCTATGGCTCCTGCATTTCCTTCCAGACGCTCCGCTTCTGACCATTTAAAGGACATCCCAGACCCTCACACTCTGATTCTGCCATTCAGATCCCTCTCAAGCCCATCGCACTGGACACATGGACGTTGCTGGCGTTGTGGGATTCATGCAATCCTCACCTCCACCAAAAAGCCTGGACACCTTCTACAAGCGCCCTTTCTGTCAATCGCGACCATTGCCCAGAGACTCAAATGATCTCACTCCTCGCACACTGCAGACCAAGATAAACAGCACCAAGTAAAAACCTGAATATCAAACCTTCCAGCTCGTCTTAAACTTCCAGACACGAGGGACCGACAAGACACCACCAGAGGCATGCACTGAGGGTAAAGGTGGTCGGTCTGCCAAGTCAGGGGCTTTGACAGCTGGGGGAATTGTCTGGGAGAGCGGGAATGGGGTGGAACGAGCAAGCTCCAAGTACTTGGAACAGCTGCAAAGCCCACACCAATTTTGTCAGTGCTGAGAGAGGGTGGGGAACTTTCCACAACACTACCCACAGACGAACACGCAAGCCGCAGGGATGCGGGGTGGCCTCACTTCTGCAAAGCTGTGGTCACGGGACGTTCATCCCAGCACCCACAACACCAAGCTTCCTCTCCAAAAGGACACACTAAAGGGCTGCTGCCAAGGTGAGATGGACATGGCCTCAAGAGAAGACTGGACCGGAATTCTGAGAATTCCACAAAGACACGTCCAAATAatggcagagaaggaaagaggaggtTGTTGACATCCCGCAGTAATTATGGTTATTGCTAAGAGGAACATAACACACAGAATCAGAGGATATAAGTGGTGAAACGTTATGGCTTGAATGCGGAATAATGAATGACGTCACAGGACCAGCCTGGGAACAAAGGGATGGGCcccatttcttcttcatttctgaaatttctgacAGAGGTCAGGAATACATTTTAATGAGAGATTAGTTTGTGTTGAAATTTAGGAAATCCAAATGGACCATAACACTGTAACAAGTTCATCCTGAATAGCCTCACGTTTCCAGATCTCCCCTGACCCACTCAGGACACAAGGCCAGGAGCTCTCTTTCACCATCAGGTAACACTCACAGGCACCAGAAACTTCCCATGATTTTCAACAGTgacctccccagcagctcctcaggagctCTTCTGAATCCTGGGTGAACACAGTGATGGAAATCATAGCACCGAACAGAGCCCAGTCTTCACAGGGCACCAACAAACCACAGCACATGAGTTACACCACAAAATGACGCACCGATAACATTGCAAATCTGCAGGCCTATGGTGTTTATTCAGCCCTCCTGACAAACACTGAACAATCAAATTGTCCCAAATACCAACTCCTGACAGAAAGATGCCCCAAGTCAGATGGACATGGCCTCAAGAGAAGGACATGGAATTGCAGAATTGCAATTAAGGAAAACACTCCCTACCTCATGACTCACCAGGTGGTGCAGCCAAAAGCTGCTGACTAAAAAATGCACCCAAGGCCATGGGGACAAGGCTGTCCGCCCTCCGGACCAGCATAAAAGCCAAGCCCGGAGTCTTCTCACTCACACACTTCTCCTGAAGcattctcctcctgctcctgcaacAACCAGGTGAGCCTCAATCCCCTGACCCTCCTGTCCTAGAGCCCTGGCCCCTCTCTTCCAGcatgctcagccccagcctcagcagccctcACACCTCCCCACAGACCCACAAAAGCTTCCACACACAGTCACCATCCTCTGTCACTGACCTGCCTCActctcccttctcttccaggCACCCTCCACACCACACCCATGGCCTGCAACAACCTCTGCCGTCCCTGTGGACCCACCCACGCTGGCCAACAGCTGCAacgagccctgtgccctgcaatgCCAGGATTCCCGAGTTGTTATCCAgccttcccctgtgctggtcaccctgccaggaccctcaTGACCTCCTTCCCAGAACACCGCCGTTGGAtccacctcctctgctgctgtgggcactgagctcaatgcccagggacagcccatctCTGGTGGCTTTGGTGGCTTTGGCTATGGCTTTGGCTATGGCCGTGGATTTGGCTATGGGCTGGGAGGTCTGGGCTGCTATGGCAGAAGGGGCTATGGCTCCATCTGCTAAGGGCCCTCAGCACCACTCCTGACACCAACCACCCACTCCCTGGAACTCATCTCAGGCATTGAGGACACACATACATCTGGGCCAAGGCTCGCAAacagaaaattccatttccattgATGCCTTAAGGcctcctctgctctcagggCAAGGCAGCAGCCAAGGGAGTCAGCCTGGGCTGCCGGCAAACATGGCCCATCTGCCTCCTGTTCCTCTCCCTCACCCTTTCAGCTCTATCCAGTCTCCTTTCCTTCAAATCCTTTCTACCATGTTGGAGACCATTGGGAACCTTCACCATCCGGCTGCTTCTTCTGTGAACCAGGACGGCCTTGCTGCTCTGGCCAAACCGACTGCACTCAAAGGACTTTGGCTGATGGTCACCCTGCTTGACCCTCACACCAGCTCCCTTCTACTGCCTGCTCATGACTTCTCACTCTTCTGTTGCCTCAATAAAATTCTCTTGCCTTGCAACCTGAGATGTCTCCTCCAACTTCCTTTGGATAAAGGCATGCCAACCACACTTGGCACAAATCTGTGTCTCCACACTCCATTTCTGGAGGGTGCAAATTGCACCAACACCACTCCTGGAATTGGTTCTGCAGTTCCACTACCCACTGGGACACACTGACACAGAGAAGAACTTCACTTGCTTAATCACAGCCTGGACACACAAATGCAGCTCGATCCTTGATTCTGGCACAAGCCCCTAATGCCTGCTGTGTTCCTTTTGACTGGAAATCAGTAGCTTCAGGCCCTCACCATCTTCCAGCCCCATTTACAGATCTGCTCAAGCTGCTTCTTGTCTCCCATCTTTTCAGGTCCCAGAGTTGAACACAAATTTCCAGTCTACCCCAACCAGAGCAGTGGGGCAGAATTCCCGCCCTCACATTCTGACCATGCTGTGGACATGAGCCCAGGGCATGAGGAGTTTCTGGTCAGCTCATACACGTGGTGGGGCAGGTCCAGTTCTACATGCACCAACACCCCAAGGCTTTCTCCTCTGAGCTGCCCTCAATCCACTCATCGTCCAGTCTACAGCCATGTTTGGCATTGCTCCAAACCAGATGCTGGACCTTCTACTTGGCCTTGTTCAGCTTCGTGAGATTGACAATATCCCACATCCCCAACCTGTTCCAGCCCCTGTGAATGCCATTCCTTCCCTCCAGACAACCAACCCCACTACTCAGCTAGGAGTGCTCCCTGCTTTTGCAGGTCATCCCGCTAAATGCCAGTATTCCGATTTCTGACAAAGGTGCAAAATTATAACAATCCCAACATGAGTCTCTGTGGGTCACCACTCATCCCTGTTCTCCACACAGGGACGCGGAGCCATTGACCACAACTCTTTGAGGGAGAGCATCCCAACCATTTCTTATTCACCAAATGGTCCAAACAACATACACAGCTGTCCAGCTGAGAGACAAGGATGTTGCCTGGCACAGCAACAAAGGACTTGCACAAGTCCAGGTGCAGCTTACTGCCACCTCTTCCCTCATCCACCAGTTTTGGGGTGAATACAAACTCATCAAAGCTACTGCCAAGATCAGATGGACACGGCCTTGGGAGAGGGACATGGAATTGCAGAGCCATGGGAAGCGAAGTGTTCCCAACCGTGCGActcaccaggctgtgccaggacagagaCAGCCAGCCTGAAAAATGCCCCAATGTCATGGCCAATGGCTGTCCCAAACCTTCAGCCATGGATCATCCTTGAGGCCTTGCTCTGTATATCCCTCTCCTCAGTCTTGTCTACCTTGTACCAACTTACCCAGAGAGTTACACAGGTCTCCAATATCCCTAGAGCAGATCAGAGGCAGAATCTGCTGCACCTGGAATGGAGTAATCACAAACATGCAGGTTAAAGCTGGGTGATGAGGAAACTGAGCCCAGGGTAGCAcctggggtgctggtggatgaagTATTGGACATGCCCTGCCATGTGAAAGCACAAAACAGAAACCCCACTGTGTCCTGGGCTCATGCCCACAGTGTGGTTGGAAGTTGAGGGGGtgatcctgctcctctgctccactctGGTGAAATTGGAGATGGGAGTTCTGCTCTGGGACCTGGAAATGAGGAAGACATGGACCtgctcagccagagctggagatTGCCCTGGAGGACAATGATGGGCAGGGAAACTGGAGTCCAGAAAAATTGCACAAAACACCCACAAGGGGCTTGTGCCAGAAACAAGGCTGGACCTGCATTGGGGTCTCCAAGTTTGTGTTTCAGTAGCTGAAGGGTTTGTGTGATAATGCTCTGGAAGAGCAAAGTGAGTCAGTGAGTAGTGGAACTGCAGAAATAAGACCTAAGAGTGATCTTGGTGCACTTTTTCACACACTCCAGGGGCCTCTACTATCCTGGCTTGGTGCTGAGTGTGACTGGAAGAAGcttgggagaagaaagaaggagtCATCTGAGGTAGTGATGCAAGAAATCTTTATTGAGGTAGCAGAGTGAAAACTCAGGAGCAGCCAGTGAAAGGGAGATGGTCTGAGGTGCAAGTAGGGCGAACATCAGCCAAGGTCCCTTTCTTTGGCAAGGTCTGGCCAGTGCATCAAGACTTTCaggccctgccatggcagcagcccagcagaggggCCCGATGGTCTCTGGCTTGGGAGAAGGGGTTTGCCCAGAGGGAGCTGGACAGAGTCGAAGGGGCgatgcagagcagggagcaggagaagagcaAGAGACAGCTGGGCCATGTTTGGGGACAGACCAGGCTGGCCCCTTGGCAGCTGCCTTGCTTGGTGCCCTGAGAACAGGAGCTGGGAGTTCTGAGCCCGCTTGAAAATCTTGTCCCAGAGATGAGTCCTCAATGCCTGAGATGAGTTCCAGGGAGTGGGTGGTTGGTGCCAGGGGTGGTGCTGAGGTTGGAATCTTAGCAGATGGAGCCATAGCCCCTTCTGCCATAGCAGTCCAGGCCTCCCAGACCATAGCCAAATCCACGGCCATAGCCAAGGCCACCAAAGCCACCAAATCCACCAGagatgggctgtccctgcacactgagctcagtgcccacagcagcagaggaggtggaTCCGACGGCGGTGTTCTGGGGGAAGGAGGTCAtgatgggtcctggcagggtgaccagcacaggggaaggcTGGATAACAACGCGGGAATCCTGGcattgcagggcacagggctcgtTGCAGCTGTTGGCCAGCGGGGTGGGTCCGCAGGGACGGCAGAGGCTGTTGCAGGCCATGGGTGTGGTGTGGAGGGTGCCTGGAAGAGAGAGGAGTGAGGCAGGGGTGAGTGGGTGTGTTTAGGGCAGTGAggcaggagggtgagggagTGTGGAGGCTgttgtggggctgtggggagtTGTgaaggctgctgcagctggggatgAGCGTGCTGGAAAAGAAGGGCCAGGtttgctggagcaggaaggtcAGGGGATTGTGGCTTACCTGGTTGTCAGCAGGAGCTCAAGGAGAACGCTTCAGGAGAAGTGTGTGAGGGAGAGCCGCTCTGGGCTTGGCTTTTATGCTGGTTCTGGAGGGGCGGGACAGCCTTGTCCCATGGCCTTGGGGCATTTTTTAGGCAGCAGCTTTTGGCTGGCCCAGCCTGCTGAGTCAAGCAGTGgggaatgttttccttccttgagTTCTGCACTTTCATGTCCTTCCCTTGAGGCCGTGTCCATCTGACCTTGGTGGCACCTCCTAACTGCCCGAATTAGAGACCAGTGTGTGGCTGTTGACAGCGCGTGTCAGGGCACGTACAAGGTTCAGCCAAAGCTGAGGAGAACTCGAATGTCATCCGAGGTCATTTTGGGGCATATTGAGAACATTTCCCATTTGCATTCCTGCATCCTTCCAGCTCGCTCAGCTTCTTCCCATTTTAAAGGACATCCCAGACCTCAACACTCTGATTCCTGCCATTCAGATCCCTCTCAAGCCATCGCACTGGACACATGGACTTGCCTGGGTTGTTGAGGATCATGCAATCCTCACCTCCAAAAAGCCTGGACAACTTCTACACTCCCTTTCTGTCAATCAGACATTGCCCAGAGAAATGATCTCTCTCCTCCACACTCAGACCAAGTAAAGACCAAGTAAAAACCTGAATATCAAATCCTTCCATCTCTGTAAAACTTCCAGACAAGAGGGACAGCAAGACACACTCAGAGCATGACTGATGGTAAAGGTGATGTCTCCAGTCAGGCTTTGACAGCTGGGGAAATTGTCTGGAGAGAGGGAATGGGGTGGAAAGTGCAACTCCAAGTACTTGGAACAGCTGCAAAGCCCACACCACTTTGTCAGTGCTGAGAGAGGCTGGGGAACTTTCCACAACACACCCACAGACAACAGCAAGCCAGTGCTGCGGGGTGGCCTCACTTCTCCAAAGCTTTGGTCACGGCTTCATCCAGCACCCACAACACCAAGATTTCCTCTCCAAAAGGCACACCTAAAGGCTGCTGCCAAGGTGAGATGGACATGGCCTCAAGAGAAGGACCTGGAATCTGAGAATTCCACAAAGACACGTCCAAATAatggcagagaaggaaagaggaggtTGTTGAACATCCCGCAGTAATTTATGGTTATTTGCTAAGAGGAACATAACACCAAGACTCAGAGGATATAAGTTGTGAAACGTTATGGCTTGAATGCGGAATAAATGAATTGACGTCACAGACCAGCCTGGGAACAAAGGGATGGGCcccatttcttcttcatttctgaaatttctgacAGAGGTCAGGAATACATTTTAATGAGAGATTAGTTTGTTGTTGAAATTTAGGAAATCCAAATGGACCATAACACTGTAACAAGTTCATCCTGAATAGCCTCACGTTTCCCAGATCCTCTCCCCTGACCCCACTCAGGACACAAGGCCAGGAGCTCTCTTTCATCCATCAGGTAACACTCACAGGCACCAGAAACTTCCATGATTTTCAACAGTgacctccccagcagctcctcaggagctCTCTCTGAATTCCTGGGTGAACACAGTGATGGAAATCCATAGCACCGAACAGAGTCCCAGTCTTCACAGGGCACCAACAAACCACAGCACATGAGTTACACCACAAAATGACTGCACCGATAACATTGCAAATCTGCAGGCCTCTGGTTGTTTATTCAGCCCTCCTTGACAAACACTGAACAATCAAATTGTCCCAAATACCAACTCCTGACAGAAAGCTGCCTCCAAGGTCAGATGGACATGGCCTCAAGAGAAGGACATGGAATTGCAGAATTGCATTAAGGAAAACACTCCCCATCTCATGACTCACCAGGTGGTGCCAGCCAAAAGCTGCTGACTAAAAAATGCCCCAAGGCCATGGGACAAGGCTGTCCCGCCCCTCCGGGACCAGCATAAAAGCCAAGCCCGGAGTCTTTCTCACTCACACACTTCTACTGAAGcattctcctcctgctcctgcaacAACCAGGTGAGCCTCAATCCCCTGACCCTCCTGTCCTGCATCCCTGGCCCCTCTCTTCCAGcatgctcagccccagcctcagcagccctcACACCTCCCCACAGACCCACAAAAGCTTCCACACACAGTCACCATCCTCTGTCACTGACCTGCCTCActctcccttctcttccaggCACCCTCCACACCACACCCATGGCCTGCAACAACATCTGCCAACCCTGTGGACCCACCCCGCTGGCCAACAGCTGCAacgagccctgtgccctgcaatgCCAGGATTCCCGAGTTGTTATCCAgccttcccctgtgctggtcaccctgccaggacccatcaTGACCTCCTTCCCCCAGAACACCGCCGTTGGATCCACCTCCTCCgctgctgtgggcactgagctcagtgtgcagggacagcccatctCTGGTGGCTTTGGTGGCTTTGGCTATGGCCTTGGCTATGGCCGTGGATTTGGCTATGGGCTGGGAGGCCTGGGCTGCTATGGCAGAAGGGGCGGCTCCATCTGCTAAGGGCCCTCAGCACCATCCCTGACACCAACCACCCACTCCCTGGAACTCATCTCAGGCATTGAGGACACACATACATCTGGGCCAGGGCTCGCAAacagaaaattccatttccattgATGCCTTAAGGcctcctctgctctcagggCAAGGCAGCAGCCAAGGGAGTCAGCCTGGGCTGCCGGCAAACATGGCCCATCTGCCTCCTGTTCCTCTCCCTCACCCTTTCAGCTCTATCCAGTCTCCTTTCCTTCAAATCCTTTCTACCATGTTGGAGACCATTGGGAACCTTCACCATCCGGCTGCTTCTTCTGTGAACCAGGACGGCCTTGCCGCTCTGGCCAAACCGACTGCACTCAAAAGACCTTGGCTGATGGTCACCCTGCTTGTCCCTCACACCAGCTCCCTTCTACTGCCTGCTCATGACTTCTCACTCTTCTGTTGCCTCAATAAAATTCTCTTGCCTTGCAACCTGAGATGTCTCCTCCAACTTCCTTTGGATAAAGGCATGCCAACCACACTTGGCACAAATCTGCGCCTCCACACTCCATTTCTGGAGGGTGCAAATTGCACCAACACCACTCCTGGAATTGGTTCTGCAGTTCCACTACCCACTGGGACACACTGACACAGAGAAGAACTTCACTTGCTTAATCACAGCCTGGACACACAAATGCAGCTCGATCCTTGATTCTGGAACAAGCCCCTAATGCCTGCTGTGTTCCTTTTGACTGGACATCAGTAGCTTCAGGCCCTCACCATCTTCCAGCCCCA includes:
- the LOC103814745 gene encoding feather beta keratin-like, which gives rise to MACNNICQPCGPTPLANSCNEPCALQCQDSRVVIQPSPVLVTLPGPIMTSFPQNTAVGSTSSAAVGTELSVQGQPISGGFGGFGYGLGYGRGFGYGLGGLGCYGRRGGSIC